The Chryseobacterium sp. 52 genome includes a region encoding these proteins:
- a CDS encoding HPF/RaiA family ribosome-associated protein, with amino-acid sequence MKITVHSIGLTPHEPLESHIDKKVSKLETFYDKIHECKVFLKVENNSDRNNKTAELILAVPGDDIVVKKTSETFEESLDLCVDTAKKLLIKKKEMA; translated from the coding sequence ATGAAGATTACAGTTCACTCAATTGGTTTAACTCCACACGAACCATTAGAATCACACATTGACAAAAAAGTAAGCAAATTGGAAACCTTCTATGATAAAATTCATGAATGCAAGGTTTTCTTAAAAGTCGAAAATAACTCGGATAGAAACAACAAAACTGCTGAGCTTATTTTGGCCGTTCCGGGAGACGATATTGTAGTAAAGAAGACATCTGAAACTTTTGAAGAAAGTTTAGACCTTTGTGTTGATACAGCTAAAAAGCTACTAATCAAGAAAAAAGAGATGGCGTAG
- the rpsU gene encoding 30S ribosomal protein S21 — protein sequence MLIIPVKDGESIDRALKKYKRKFDKTGTVRQLRSRQAFIKPSVTLRQSRLKAAYKQRGLSKEEQA from the coding sequence ATGTTAATAATTCCAGTAAAAGATGGTGAATCCATCGACAGAGCATTAAAAAAATATAAAAGAAAATTTGATAAAACGGGTACAGTTCGTCAATTGAGATCTAGACAAGCGTTTATTAAGCCTTCTGTAACTTTAAGACAATCTAGACTGAAAGCCGCTTACAAACAAAGAGGGCTTAGCAAGGAAGAGCAGGCTTAA
- a CDS encoding ATP-binding protein, which translates to MSLKRKIALTISIAFSLLFAMVMAVIYLSFNDFRRDEFKERFRQRLEFTSNFISKSKDFEVEAPIFFNENSDNILLNETILIFNSDKELIYSTIKDRNVTWDTSLLKELDEKKIIFTEKTVPEIYAALRNINGENYYILTSAFDTNGKSKLEYLKYLLITAYVMSTLLIGFFSYYFMGQFLRPLEDLNTEISEVTAHKLTTQIPVQQSNDEINVLAKSFNTMIARLDDVFQSQKDFTASASHEIRTPITRMAFQLENLIKFEEHSPETLSSLKQIQRDIYQLSDLTNSLLLLTKFDKENIQSIYEEVRIDEVIFEAFEAVEKSYPILKLDFLISEDTSENGLLTINGIHSLLVIVFINLFKNAAVYSDDAEVDVLITETNDHLTVDVLSHGNTIPEEEQPKLFEAFMRGNNSQNISGSGLGLRIVKRILEYHGAEIQYSSPAELTNKFAVIFNKQL; encoded by the coding sequence ATGTCTTTAAAAAGAAAGATAGCATTAACCATCAGTATCGCTTTCTCCCTGCTTTTTGCAATGGTGATGGCTGTTATCTATCTGTCTTTTAATGATTTTAGAAGAGACGAGTTCAAAGAAAGATTCAGGCAGCGTCTTGAATTTACCTCAAATTTCATTTCAAAGTCTAAAGATTTCGAAGTAGAAGCACCGATATTTTTTAACGAAAATTCGGACAATATCCTTCTCAATGAAACAATCTTAATTTTCAATAGCGATAAAGAACTGATCTACAGTACGATCAAGGACCGTAATGTAACCTGGGATACCAGCCTCCTCAAAGAGCTTGATGAAAAGAAGATTATATTTACAGAGAAAACAGTTCCGGAAATATACGCAGCACTCCGGAATATCAATGGCGAAAACTATTATATCCTCACCAGTGCTTTTGATACCAACGGGAAATCAAAATTAGAATACCTTAAATACCTTTTAATCACAGCCTATGTAATGAGTACGCTTCTGATAGGTTTTTTCAGTTATTATTTCATGGGACAATTTCTCCGTCCTCTGGAAGACCTGAATACCGAGATTTCAGAAGTTACAGCCCATAAACTGACCACACAGATTCCTGTCCAGCAGTCTAATGATGAGATCAATGTCCTTGCGAAATCCTTTAATACAATGATTGCAAGGTTGGATGATGTTTTTCAGTCACAGAAAGACTTTACGGCAAGTGCTTCTCACGAGATCAGAACCCCCATTACCAGAATGGCATTCCAGCTGGAAAACCTGATCAAGTTTGAAGAACATTCTCCCGAAACCCTGTCTTCTCTAAAACAGATCCAGCGGGATATTTATCAGCTGTCTGATCTTACCAATTCCCTTTTGCTCCTGACAAAATTTGATAAAGAAAATATCCAGAGTATTTATGAAGAAGTAAGAATTGATGAAGTTATCTTTGAAGCTTTTGAAGCCGTAGAAAAAAGTTATCCGATTCTGAAACTGGATTTCCTGATCTCTGAAGATACTTCCGAAAATGGACTTCTGACCATTAATGGCATCCATTCTCTGTTGGTAATTGTCTTTATCAATCTGTTTAAAAATGCAGCCGTATATTCCGATGATGCAGAAGTAGATGTTTTAATTACAGAAACAAATGACCATCTTACGGTAGATGTACTTTCTCACGGAAACACAATTCCGGAAGAAGAGCAGCCCAAATTATTTGAAGCTTTTATGAGAGGAAATAATTCTCAAAATATTTCCGGATCAGGTCTGGGGCTACGTATTGTCAAGAGAATTCTTGAATACCATGGCGCAGAGATCCAATATTCTTCCCCGGCTGAACTTACCAATAAGTTTGCTGTTATCTTTAATAAACAACTTTAA
- a CDS encoding tyrosine-type recombinase/integrase has product MLDKYLDYLQFEKRYSPHTVTSYKKDLEDFSHFYLKTESSDDISKADKKVIRNFIVELSENNISKRSINRKLSSLRSFYLFLLKIGEIKVSPAESISSLKFYAEKQIPVSQEEMQTLSSRILPEKHDILEKCIIEVLYQTGIRKAELCGLMFEYVNLDGNELKIIGKGNKERFIPISSELSELLRSYQEIRKPEDGYKSYFFVNKKGKKLSEKFVYVVVNKYLSLVTTKEKRSPHILRHSFATHVLDNGAEISKVKKILGHSSLASTQVYTNANIEQLKKVFNQAHPRASKKEEL; this is encoded by the coding sequence ATGTTGGATAAGTATTTAGACTATTTACAGTTCGAAAAGAGGTATTCTCCTCATACCGTTACAAGCTACAAAAAAGATCTTGAAGATTTTTCTCATTTCTATCTCAAAACAGAATCCTCAGACGATATTTCCAAAGCAGATAAAAAAGTCATCCGGAACTTTATCGTTGAACTAAGCGAAAATAATATTTCAAAAAGAAGCATCAACAGGAAATTATCGTCACTGCGAAGTTTTTATTTATTTCTTTTAAAAATCGGCGAAATCAAAGTTTCTCCCGCAGAAAGTATCTCTTCCCTTAAGTTTTATGCTGAAAAACAGATTCCTGTCTCACAGGAGGAAATGCAGACCCTTAGCAGCCGGATCCTGCCAGAGAAGCACGATATCCTTGAAAAATGTATTATTGAGGTATTATATCAGACAGGCATCCGTAAAGCAGAGCTTTGTGGCCTGATGTTTGAGTATGTTAATTTAGACGGAAACGAGTTGAAGATAATAGGAAAAGGAAATAAAGAACGTTTTATTCCCATCTCTTCAGAACTCTCGGAGCTGCTTAGAAGTTACCAGGAAATAAGGAAACCCGAAGACGGATATAAATCATATTTTTTTGTAAATAAAAAGGGTAAAAAACTCTCGGAAAAATTTGTTTATGTGGTAGTTAATAAGTACCTTAGTCTGGTAACAACGAAAGAAAAAAGAAGTCCTCACATCCTTCGGCATAGCTTTGCTACGCATGTTTTGGATAATGGGGCGGAGATCTCCAAAGTAAAAAAAATATTAGGGCATTCCAGTCTTGCAAGTACTCAAGTCTATACAAATGCCAATATTGAACAATTGAAAAAAGTGTTTAATCAGGCTCATCCTAGAGCATCTAAAAAAGAAGAATTATGA
- a CDS encoding TolC family protein: MNKIAGLFIAISSFMAGQQQMSLLDCEEAFQKNNLQLLAEQYNINMADADILQAKIWELPQLSGQINAYNPEGKKAFDIGHAKGAEITQLIYMGGKKKNEIAFAKSNKELAQLQFSQLLVDLRSQLRAAYFNLYYEKLKLDNTNKQLGYMNDLLSAYRTQSAKGNVSLKDEVRLQSLVIQLNNDKLGINKNILEFDQSLKVLTGISEDIEPQLSDVDAKDILAAQPFGDEDELKRKALENNSDYRYFLKLIDNSKLYAQWQKSLNVPDLNVGVGWDQNGGTFKNEANVMLGIPLPLWKSNQGNVEKANYAIQQNQKNADYQKLNLETKVQSAYKTWKSQYDQLAEIKTTDLSNMELVYDGMVKNFRKGNVNLIEFTDFMDSYRETALQIYDMKNEIMQSAEQLNQLIQTKIFY; encoded by the coding sequence ATGAACAAAATTGCAGGGCTGTTTATTGCCATTTCCTCATTCATGGCAGGACAGCAGCAGATGTCACTTTTGGACTGTGAAGAGGCTTTTCAGAAAAATAATCTTCAGCTTCTCGCAGAACAATACAACATTAACATGGCCGATGCGGATATTCTGCAGGCTAAGATATGGGAACTTCCACAGCTGAGCGGGCAGATCAATGCATACAATCCGGAAGGTAAAAAAGCTTTTGATATAGGCCATGCTAAAGGAGCAGAGATCACTCAGCTGATTTATATGGGTGGGAAAAAGAAGAATGAAATTGCTTTTGCAAAATCAAATAAAGAACTGGCGCAGCTTCAGTTTTCACAACTTCTGGTGGATTTGAGAAGTCAGCTTCGCGCTGCTTATTTCAATCTGTATTATGAAAAACTGAAACTGGATAACACCAATAAGCAGCTGGGATATATGAATGATCTTTTAAGCGCTTATCGTACCCAATCTGCAAAGGGAAACGTTTCCCTGAAAGACGAAGTGAGATTGCAGAGTCTGGTGATCCAGCTCAATAATGACAAACTAGGCATCAATAAAAATATTCTTGAGTTTGACCAGAGCTTAAAAGTATTGACGGGAATTTCAGAGGATATAGAACCACAGCTTTCTGATGTTGATGCAAAAGATATCCTGGCGGCTCAACCTTTCGGAGATGAAGATGAATTAAAGCGAAAAGCGCTGGAAAATAATTCGGATTATCGGTATTTCTTAAAATTAATTGATAACAGCAAATTATATGCACAGTGGCAGAAATCTCTGAATGTTCCGGACCTGAATGTAGGAGTTGGATGGGATCAGAATGGAGGAACTTTTAAAAACGAAGCCAATGTGATGCTCGGAATTCCGCTGCCTTTATGGAAATCCAATCAGGGAAATGTAGAAAAAGCAAATTATGCTATCCAGCAGAACCAGAAAAATGCAGATTATCAAAAGCTGAACCTTGAAACTAAAGTTCAGTCTGCCTATAAAACATGGAAAAGTCAGTATGACCAGCTTGCTGAGATCAAAACCACAGACCTTAGCAACATGGAACTGGTTTATGACGGAATGGTGAAAAATTTCAGAAAAGGAAATGTCAACCTTATAGAGTTTACCGATTTTATGGACAGCTACAGAGAAACGGCCCTCCAGATCTATGATATGAAGAATGAAATCATGCAGTCTGCAGAACAACTTAATCAACTAATACAAACGAAAATCTTCTATTAA
- a CDS encoding response regulator transcription factor: MNILLLEDDLILSAELCRFLESNSFTCDKIYDGETFLRQIKNNTYDLYLLDINVPKINGLDVCQTIRSFDKNTPIIIISAYGDISDKKDAFTRLADDYLVKPFQFEELLLRINSLLRRKAPSDAADQDIIRVDDLIINKTEQKVYRAGNEIALTLKEFQLLVYLAEAQGRTVSKQQITEHVWEHNFNTNTNTVEVYINFLRKKIDKDFKLKLIHTRSGFGYYLSPL; encoded by the coding sequence ATGAATATTCTTTTATTGGAAGATGACCTTATCCTCTCTGCAGAACTTTGCAGGTTTTTGGAATCAAACAGCTTTACCTGTGATAAAATCTATGACGGCGAAACCTTTCTCCGCCAGATCAAAAACAATACCTATGATCTGTATCTGCTGGATATTAATGTTCCTAAAATAAACGGACTGGATGTCTGCCAGACCATTCGTTCTTTCGATAAAAATACCCCCATCATTATTATTTCGGCTTACGGAGATATTTCTGATAAAAAAGATGCCTTCACCAGACTTGCTGACGACTATCTGGTAAAACCTTTCCAGTTTGAAGAACTCCTGCTGAGAATCAATTCGCTGTTGAGGAGAAAAGCACCATCCGATGCTGCTGATCAGGATATCATAAGGGTAGATGATCTTATCATTAATAAAACAGAACAGAAAGTCTATAGAGCAGGCAACGAAATAGCACTTACTCTGAAAGAATTTCAGCTCCTGGTATATCTTGCGGAAGCGCAGGGAAGAACCGTTTCCAAACAACAGATTACAGAACATGTTTGGGAGCATAATTTCAATACCAATACCAATACAGTAGAAGTTTATATCAACTTTTTAAGAAAAAAAATAGATAAAGATTTTAAACTTAAACTTATTCACACCCGATCCGGGTTTGGATATTACCTAAGCCCATTGTAG